One Thermococcus sp. EP1 DNA window includes the following coding sequences:
- a CDS encoding PLDc N-terminal domain-containing protein yields the protein MLGSWWLVGLIIGLLATVWVIYDVAKNQKDMRTSKKVLWILVAFLFGVIGAIAYYLIVKRKG from the coding sequence ATGCTGGGCAGTTGGTGGTTAGTAGGTCTAATAATAGGGCTCTTAGCAACCGTCTGGGTTATCTACGATGTTGCAAAGAACCAGAAAGACATGAGAACTTCAAAAAAAGTTCTATGGATTTTAGTGGCATTTCTCTTTGGGGTCATTGGGGCAATTGCATATTACCTTATTGTCAAAAGAAAGGGCTAA
- a CDS encoding NUDIX hydrolase, translating to MRIRKMVTFEKGDIRFNYRVVGIVFNKTHVLLHRAEEDNFWALPGGRVELLEPSKDALKREMQEELGVEVRVDKLMWVVETFFKNGGTLFHEMGLYYLVELPKDCSLYKKRQFWGKEHLEEEKEIRLIFKWFSLDELETLPLYPKFLRKALRNLPQTTQHIEVWENLKKRSKSI from the coding sequence TTGAGAATAAGAAAGATGGTGACGTTTGAAAAAGGGGATATAAGGTTTAATTATCGGGTGGTTGGGATTGTATTCAATAAAACTCATGTTCTTCTCCACAGAGCGGAAGAGGATAATTTTTGGGCTCTGCCGGGAGGACGGGTTGAGCTATTGGAGCCTTCAAAAGATGCGTTAAAGAGAGAAATGCAAGAAGAGCTTGGTGTTGAGGTTCGTGTGGACAAGCTAATGTGGGTTGTTGAGACGTTCTTTAAAAATGGTGGGACACTTTTTCATGAGATGGGACTTTACTATCTGGTAGAGCTTCCCAAGGATTGCTCCCTCTACAAGAAAAGACAGTTTTGGGGGAAGGAACATCTAGAGGAAGAAAAAGAAATCAGGTTGATTTTTAAGTGGTTTTCTCTTGATGAGCTTGAGACTCTCCCGCTCTATCCAAAGTTCTTGCGGAAAGCGTTGAGGAATCTCCCTCAAACCACGCAGCATATAGAGGTGTGGGAAAATTTGAAAAAGAGGTCAAAGAGCATCTAG
- a CDS encoding aldo/keto reductase has protein sequence MKYRKHKGLKISEIGIGTYALSGVYGAKDLGEFKKMIERAYELGVNFFDTAEAYGNAEQILGEIVKPFREDIYIATKVGVRSSIKPNLSKDYIKKACEESLKRLQTDYIDLYQVHFHDPTTPIEETIEGLEDLVEEGKIRYYGVGHLPLDVTEEYCKLGKPFSVLAEFSAVARESYEKLLPLYRKYNLGIIAFSTTGRGLLTGRFKENQKFEPGDIRYLDPLFQRERFQHGLRIAKKFAELGENYGKTSVQVAIAWVLAHEGVICALTGPSTVKHLEENVEASGWEIPKEDLRELDEFFKREDEWLRQKQKESIKQILTEPLQEPQRAFVDLIYVIETALSLGIIKEKEILPVFYELYGLRKELDKEGVSEKLKDIQAQLRKVIPLDAL, from the coding sequence GTGAAATACCGAAAGCATAAAGGTTTGAAAATTTCCGAAATTGGGATTGGAACCTATGCTCTGAGCGGGGTTTATGGGGCAAAAGACCTTGGAGAGTTCAAAAAAATGATTGAGCGCGCTTATGAACTTGGGGTTAACTTCTTTGACACTGCAGAAGCCTATGGAAACGCTGAACAAATTTTGGGAGAGATTGTAAAACCCTTCCGTGAAGACATCTATATAGCTACAAAAGTTGGGGTTAGGAGCAGCATAAAACCAAACCTCTCCAAAGACTACATCAAAAAAGCCTGTGAAGAAAGCCTCAAGAGACTGCAGACCGATTATATCGACCTCTACCAAGTTCACTTCCATGACCCAACCACGCCAATAGAGGAAACCATTGAAGGGTTGGAAGACCTTGTTGAAGAAGGGAAGATTCGATATTATGGGGTTGGTCACTTACCTTTAGATGTTACTGAGGAATACTGCAAGCTTGGAAAGCCCTTCTCAGTCCTTGCAGAGTTTAGCGCAGTTGCAAGAGAGTCTTATGAAAAGCTTTTGCCACTTTACAGGAAATACAATTTAGGAATCATTGCGTTCAGCACAACGGGGAGAGGCTTGCTCACAGGGAGGTTTAAAGAAAATCAAAAGTTTGAACCTGGGGATATACGTTATTTAGACCCACTTTTCCAGAGGGAACGCTTTCAACACGGCTTGAGAATAGCCAAAAAGTTTGCCGAGTTGGGAGAGAACTATGGTAAGACTTCAGTACAAGTTGCCATCGCTTGGGTTCTTGCCCATGAAGGGGTAATATGCGCCCTAACTGGACCTTCAACGGTAAAGCATTTAGAAGAGAACGTTGAAGCGAGTGGATGGGAGATCCCCAAAGAGGATTTGAGAGAGTTGGATGAGTTCTTTAAGAGAGAAGACGAGTGGCTAAGGCAGAAGCAGAAAGAATCCATAAAACAAATTCTCACTGAACCCCTCCAAGAACCTCAAAGGGCCTTCGTTGATTTGATATATGTTATTGAAACTGCACTTTCTCTTGGCATTATTAAGGAGAAGGAAATACTGCCAGTTTTCTATGAGCTCTATGGCTTGAGGAAGGAGTTGGATAAAGAGGGTGTTAGTGAAAAACTGAAGGACATCCAAGCCCAGCTGCGAAAAGTAATTCCACTAGATGCTCTTTGA
- a CDS encoding MBL fold metallo-hydrolase, producing the protein MEVIILGSGVYSGIPKPLCNCENCSRARKFPSYRRTRFSIYIPKIRALIDPSPDLHYHLEHINEKIQHVFITHAHFDHIGGLPELQIFKHIRLYGHATTLEVAKDMQKRFVGESRWNWEYFPLEFGKWHDLGFKVYHFRVVHQPIEVAGGFILQIRDKKIVITGDTGPEILDDNTTLEEIKGADLLVADMTHKHSIPKAHLGVDDAIKLARIVRAKKTVFAHISHMNYPQEKLEEMVRPYIVARDFMHVDI; encoded by the coding sequence ATGGAAGTTATAATTCTCGGCTCTGGAGTGTACAGCGGCATCCCTAAACCATTGTGTAATTGTGAGAACTGTTCAAGGGCTAGAAAGTTCCCATCATATAGGAGGACGCGATTTTCAATATATATTCCTAAAATCAGGGCATTAATAGATCCTTCACCAGATCTACACTACCATTTGGAACACATTAATGAGAAAATTCAACATGTTTTCATTACTCATGCCCATTTTGACCACATAGGAGGTTTGCCCGAACTCCAGATTTTTAAGCATATTAGGCTTTATGGGCATGCCACAACCCTCGAAGTAGCAAAAGATATGCAAAAGCGTTTCGTAGGGGAGAGTAGGTGGAATTGGGAGTATTTTCCTTTAGAGTTTGGCAAGTGGCATGACCTTGGCTTTAAGGTTTACCACTTTAGAGTCGTCCACCAACCAATAGAAGTTGCAGGCGGCTTTATATTACAAATCAGGGATAAAAAGATAGTAATTACTGGCGATACTGGTCCAGAAATACTTGATGATAATACAACACTAGAAGAGATCAAAGGTGCTGACTTGCTTGTTGCGGATATGACGCACAAGCATTCAATTCCAAAGGCTCATCTTGGGGTTGATGATGCGATAAAACTCGCTAGGATAGTCAGGGCAAAGAAAACTGTCTTTGCCCACATAAGCCATATGAATTACCCTCAAGAAAAGCTTGAGGAGATGGTGAGGCCATACATCGTGGCGAGGGATTTCATGCACGTTGACATATAG
- a CDS encoding class I SAM-dependent methyltransferase has protein sequence MKIYKNFAYLYVKGRYSRFSEKMAEILPIILEMFDVKPQKILDIACGEGTFAVEMAKRGFQVVGVDISEEMLKFAKEKAKNENVNVEFICGDMRSLDFDEEFDLATCWYDSLNYLLTLEDLEKAFTGVYSALKKGGLFIFDMNTKYGLAIGWTRRPCYIDQETEDVFEIHQASYDFESDIATLKITGFIKEGETWTRIDEEHKEKAYTLREIRECLKRVGFKELACWGSIKDMSEPQPNSGRVFFVVQK, from the coding sequence ATGAAGATTTATAAAAACTTTGCATATCTCTATGTAAAAGGCCGTTACTCTCGCTTCAGCGAGAAAATGGCTGAAATACTCCCCATAATACTTGAGATGTTCGATGTAAAACCACAAAAGATTTTGGACATAGCCTGTGGAGAAGGCACATTTGCAGTTGAAATGGCTAAAAGAGGTTTCCAAGTCGTAGGTGTTGACATTTCCGAGGAGATGCTGAAATTTGCAAAAGAAAAAGCCAAAAATGAGAATGTAAATGTAGAGTTTATCTGCGGAGATATGCGCTCTCTGGATTTTGATGAAGAATTTGACCTAGCAACATGCTGGTATGACAGTCTAAACTATCTACTTACTTTGGAGGATTTGGAAAAAGCCTTTACTGGTGTGTACAGCGCACTCAAGAAAGGAGGACTCTTTATTTTTGATATGAATACAAAATACGGCCTAGCTATTGGGTGGACACGTCGCCCCTGCTACATTGACCAAGAGACCGAGGATGTTTTTGAGATTCACCAAGCAAGCTACGACTTTGAAAGTGACATAGCTACCCTAAAAATCACCGGATTCATTAAAGAAGGAGAAACATGGACCAGAATAGACGAAGAACATAAAGAAAAGGCCTACACCCTGAGAGAAATTAGAGAGTGCTTGAAACGAGTAGGATTTAAAGAGCTTGCCTGCTGGGGAAGTATAAAAGACATGAGTGAACCCCAACCAAATAGTGGCAGGGTCTTTTTCGTAGTTCAGAAATAA
- a CDS encoding bifunctional 2-polyprenyl-6-hydroxyphenol methylase/3-demethylubiquinol 3-O-methyltransferase UbiG, protein MNYEHSVKKYYSKSGTGEWERLVKDPYHHLEFETTMHFLRKYLPREGLILDAGGGPGRYTIELAKLGYDVVLLDLTPELLEIAKKRIQKAGVQRNVKQIIEGSIDDLSTFESNSFDGVICLGGVLSHIVDRKRREKAIDELIRVAKKNAPIFISVIGRLAVLVGQLVDFPDSTKSRPDIFIEIRDSGDYSGELGFAPAHFYLPEELKEELEKRNVEILGMVGLEGLASTHRRELNSFYNNYQEVWKIWWESHLKTCTHPSVVGLSEHFMIICRKV, encoded by the coding sequence ATGAACTATGAGCACTCAGTTAAGAAATATTACTCCAAATCTGGTACGGGAGAATGGGAGAGACTTGTCAAAGATCCATATCATCACTTAGAGTTTGAAACAACTATGCATTTTCTCAGGAAATACTTACCCAGAGAGGGTTTAATTTTAGATGCTGGAGGAGGACCTGGAAGATATACAATTGAACTAGCAAAGCTTGGTTATGACGTCGTTCTACTTGATCTAACTCCAGAGCTGTTAGAGATCGCAAAAAAGAGAATCCAAAAAGCAGGAGTTCAAAGAAATGTGAAACAAATAATAGAAGGGTCTATTGATGACCTTTCAACCTTTGAAAGCAACAGCTTTGATGGGGTAATTTGCTTAGGAGGAGTGCTTTCTCACATAGTGGACAGAAAGAGAAGAGAAAAGGCTATTGATGAGCTAATTAGAGTCGCAAAGAAAAATGCTCCAATTTTTATTTCAGTAATTGGGAGATTAGCGGTTTTGGTGGGGCAACTTGTGGACTTTCCAGACTCTACAAAATCAAGACCTGACATATTTATAGAGATTAGAGATAGTGGAGATTATTCAGGTGAACTTGGATTTGCTCCAGCCCACTTTTATCTACCTGAAGAACTAAAAGAAGAACTAGAAAAGAGAAATGTAGAGATTTTAGGAATGGTGGGTCTAGAAGGTTTGGCATCTACCCATAGAAGAGAGCTAAATAGCTTTTACAATAACTATCAAGAGGTTTGGAAGATTTGGTGGGAGAGTCATTTGAAAACCTGTACTCACCCAAGTGTTGTAGGGCTCAGCGAACATTTCATGATCATTTGCAGGAAAGTATAA
- a CDS encoding DUF3795 domain-containing protein, with protein sequence MEKVIGVCGCICSDCGMYGKNCEGCYAIEGRPCWLHEVGLDVCDFYKCCVIDKGLEHCGQCKEIPCDRFWKNKAPTLTEEEHKKIVEERVALLKKLFPHSPKANKS encoded by the coding sequence ATGGAAAAAGTTATTGGAGTATGTGGATGCATATGTAGCGACTGTGGAATGTATGGAAAAAACTGCGAAGGATGTTATGCCATAGAAGGCAGGCCGTGCTGGTTGCATGAAGTGGGACTTGATGTTTGTGATTTTTATAAGTGCTGTGTAATTGATAAAGGTCTGGAGCACTGTGGGCAATGTAAGGAAATCCCATGTGATAGATTCTGGAAGAACAAAGCCCCTACATTGACGGAAGAAGAGCACAAGAAAATCGTGGAAGAGAGGGTTGCTTTACTTAAAAAGCTATTTCCCCACTCACCTAAAGCAAACAAGTCTTAA
- a CDS encoding GNAT family N-acetyltransferase encodes MERPKIMEGEKVSLAVILKEDKDKWFLLANDRDIQTFLNDGARIYPREKFDEIYEVSKKNKQKMVDFAIVDNISGELVGFIGLQGINWVSRHAMVWYAIAREHWGNGYASEALSLLCKFAFENMNLNKIWARVYEPNKASQRVLEKNGFKFVGRLRKHVYLPEFGYVDELHYDLLRENNKGSMGFSFSGCWL; translated from the coding sequence ATGGAACGACCAAAAATTATGGAAGGGGAGAAGGTTTCATTGGCTGTTATTTTGAAAGAAGACAAAGATAAATGGTTTTTATTGGCAAATGACAGAGATATACAAACCTTCCTTAATGATGGAGCGAGAATATACCCCAGAGAAAAATTTGATGAGATCTATGAGGTGTCCAAAAAGAACAAACAGAAAATGGTAGATTTTGCAATAGTAGACAACATCAGTGGTGAGCTCGTTGGGTTCATCGGTTTACAGGGAATTAACTGGGTTTCAAGGCATGCTATGGTCTGGTATGCTATAGCTAGAGAGCATTGGGGGAACGGGTATGCAAGTGAAGCTTTGAGTTTATTATGCAAGTTTGCTTTCGAGAACATGAATCTCAACAAGATTTGGGCAAGAGTGTATGAGCCGAACAAAGCTTCTCAGAGAGTTTTGGAGAAAAATGGCTTCAAGTTTGTTGGCCGCTTAAGGAAACATGTTTATTTGCCTGAGTTTGGTTACGTGGATGAGCTACATTATGACCTGCTGAGAGAGAACAATAAGGGAAGCATGGGGTTCTCCTTTAGCGGGTGCTGGCTATGA
- a CDS encoding CPBP family intramembrane glutamic endopeptidase, protein MQTALQMALGAFGTILFVLLAHKKIGSYPSPLPKSENPKRELLEAVTIWLIIFASITYIVLFGAESYPSIAIGGIKFSMHFFLVLLLPFVVEVVIYKRGARELGFRSPIAWKPAAALVGFGMFFGFFAFLFEGSVSTSMDKLIIGFLSPSFKEEWFYRATLQSKLERALGQNKAWFFGGLLFGLAHIPTNFFGPLWEASGYSIAAALFRFLGQCAFGWLWGILYMKSRSIFPAVIAHYFADFLPGLM, encoded by the coding sequence ATGCAGACGGCTCTTCAAATGGCACTTGGCGCCTTTGGAACAATCCTCTTTGTACTCCTCGCACATAAAAAGATTGGAAGTTATCCCTCACCTCTGCCAAAAAGTGAAAACCCAAAAAGAGAGCTCCTTGAAGCGGTCACTATTTGGCTGATTATATTTGCATCAATCACATACATCGTGCTTTTTGGCGCTGAATCTTATCCAAGCATAGCAATAGGGGGAATTAAGTTTTCTATGCATTTTTTCCTCGTCCTTCTGCTTCCATTTGTGGTTGAGGTTGTGATCTACAAGCGAGGTGCAAGAGAGCTTGGCTTTAGAAGCCCAATAGCATGGAAGCCCGCAGCTGCATTAGTTGGGTTTGGCATGTTTTTTGGCTTTTTTGCGTTCCTCTTTGAGGGTTCTGTATCCACAAGTATGGATAAGCTGATAATCGGATTCCTCTCCCCATCGTTCAAAGAGGAGTGGTTTTACCGTGCTACACTTCAATCAAAGCTTGAGAGAGCATTGGGACAAAACAAAGCCTGGTTCTTTGGAGGATTGCTTTTTGGATTAGCGCACATTCCGACAAACTTTTTTGGGCCTTTGTGGGAAGCTTCAGGATACAGTATAGCTGCAGCTCTATTTAGATTTCTTGGACAGTGTGCATTTGGCTGGCTCTGGGGAATACTCTATATGAAAAGCCGCAGCATTTTTCCGGCAGTGATTGCCCACTATTTCGCCGATTTTCTCCCAGGGTTAATGTAG
- a CDS encoding DUF6544 family protein — protein sequence MIKSVLIVLGIIVILIVSTAVLGGVAFTKKTRNEAKELFKESDMTKPKVITEEDIQDLPEPVQRYLRYTQIIGKEEINTVRLKQGGYFRMKEDQKWMPITAEQYFRIDSAEFIWIAKVRAAPLLSIHAKDEFVEGKGNLVVKLLGLITVVDAKGDEVDHGELLRFLAECIWFPSAFLNDYITWESIDNTSAKATITYNGVSASAVFHFNEKGEVTRITAKRYMEVDGEFVLEDWEGQIVEYKVFNGIVVPSKVNIIWKLKTGDFCYDQIEIVDIEYNTLSIY from the coding sequence ATGATAAAAAGCGTATTAATTGTATTGGGAATAATTGTTATTCTAATAGTCTCAACTGCTGTTCTTGGTGGTGTTGCATTCACCAAAAAGACAAGGAATGAGGCAAAAGAGCTTTTTAAAGAGAGTGATATGACAAAACCCAAAGTCATTACCGAGGAAGATATACAAGATTTGCCTGAGCCGGTTCAAAGATATTTAAGATATACCCAGATCATAGGTAAGGAAGAAATCAACACCGTTAGATTAAAACAAGGCGGGTATTTCCGTATGAAAGAAGATCAAAAGTGGATGCCAATAACAGCAGAGCAGTATTTTAGGATAGATTCCGCCGAGTTTATTTGGATAGCAAAAGTGAGAGCTGCTCCACTGCTATCAATACATGCAAAGGACGAATTTGTTGAGGGTAAGGGCAATTTGGTAGTAAAACTATTGGGGTTAATTACGGTTGTCGATGCAAAAGGAGATGAGGTTGATCACGGAGAGCTTTTGAGATTTCTCGCCGAATGCATCTGGTTTCCTTCAGCATTTTTAAACGACTACATCACATGGGAATCTATAGATAACACCTCAGCAAAAGCCACAATAACTTACAATGGGGTTTCAGCCTCGGCAGTTTTCCATTTTAACGAAAAGGGTGAAGTAACGAGAATCACTGCAAAACGGTACATGGAGGTTGATGGAGAGTTCGTTTTAGAGGACTGGGAAGGACAGATTGTGGAATACAAAGTGTTCAACGGCATTGTTGTCCCAAGCAAGGTCAACATAATATGGAAGCTGAAAACAGGAGACTTTTGCTATGACCAAATTGAAATTGTGGACATCGAGTACAACACTTTATCAATATACTAA
- a CDS encoding class I SAM-dependent methyltransferase: MNHYHEANKRGWDATAEEWQKRVEKIWRKAYEDPEIVLSELELKYLGDVKGKKVCVLGSGDNLVVFALAGMGAKVTSVDISQKQLDIAAKRAKEIDANIEFVQADVVDLPFKDESFDIVYTGGHVAVWVSNLEKYYSEACRILKREGLFIVNEYHPFRRIWAEIPDRLEIEHNYFDRGPHQWERETPKGIIPAYEFHWTIEDYVMAMLKGGCELVALHEYGEDREDFEIANLECIPHYLLLVGLKNRE; this comes from the coding sequence ATGAATCACTATCACGAGGCTAATAAAAGAGGATGGGATGCCACGGCTGAAGAGTGGCAAAAGAGGGTAGAAAAAATATGGAGAAAAGCCTATGAAGATCCAGAGATTGTTCTAAGTGAGCTCGAACTTAAATATTTGGGAGATGTTAAAGGAAAGAAAGTCTGTGTTTTGGGAAGTGGCGATAACTTAGTGGTCTTTGCTCTTGCGGGGATGGGAGCTAAAGTCACCTCTGTGGATATTTCACAAAAGCAGCTCGATATTGCTGCAAAGAGGGCTAAAGAAATTGACGCTAATATTGAGTTTGTACAGGCTGATGTTGTAGATTTGCCATTTAAAGACGAGAGCTTTGACATTGTCTACACTGGTGGCCATGTGGCTGTTTGGGTCTCTAATTTGGAAAAATACTACAGTGAGGCATGTAGGATTTTAAAGCGCGAAGGCCTCTTCATAGTGAACGAGTACCACCCATTCAGGAGGATTTGGGCTGAAATACCGGATAGACTCGAGATTGAGCATAACTACTTTGACAGAGGACCCCATCAATGGGAGCGGGAGACCCCTAAGGGGATTATTCCTGCCTATGAGTTTCATTGGACGATTGAGGATTATGTTATGGCAATGCTAAAAGGAGGTTGTGAGCTTGTAGCACTTCATGAATATGGAGAGGACAGAGAAGACTTTGAAATTGCCAATTTAGAATGCATTCCCCACTACTTGCTCTTAGTGGGATTAAAAAATAGAGAATAA
- a CDS encoding MFS transporter — translation MLNRNFWLYALGRWISQVGWVIQDIAVPLYVLDKTGSGAIMSIFIIAELVPRLLVNPVAGVIGDRYNRKNLMVWLDIARGILLFGVILFNLLDIQSLLAIQVIMSIMGAFFSAGISGMFPDLVKREELAQANSTLQSGGQIIRIAGPILGGIIYAFGGLRLAILINAVSFFGSGLFEMLIEYQWGSRKISSLGEVWEDMLEGFKFIKNSKSLLILVSLGIVLNTLLNPIFVVILPYMSRVILGFSSVQFGSIQTAATIGALAGNLLIAGKLKESSENLLFKALFAQLICLLLLSVVVHPLIRPVAYPALLGIFIGGGFFNILVNVPLFTKLQKGVPNEVRARFFSAFETAIMATTPLGMAVIGPLLDTVDVSTLVATLVTLSLLASMYYYLNFRESVMNIGVETREMIG, via the coding sequence ATGCTCAATAGAAACTTCTGGCTCTATGCCCTCGGCAGGTGGATATCTCAAGTTGGATGGGTAATTCAGGACATTGCAGTTCCTCTTTATGTCCTAGATAAAACTGGTAGCGGAGCCATAATGAGCATTTTTATAATAGCTGAACTGGTCCCAAGACTCTTAGTGAATCCAGTAGCCGGTGTAATTGGTGATCGCTATAACCGAAAAAATCTAATGGTGTGGCTCGACATAGCTAGAGGTATTCTTCTTTTCGGCGTTATTCTCTTCAATCTACTCGATATCCAGAGTCTGCTTGCTATCCAAGTAATCATGAGTATTATGGGAGCATTTTTCTCAGCAGGGATCTCTGGAATGTTCCCCGACCTTGTAAAAAGAGAAGAACTTGCTCAGGCTAATTCTACACTCCAGAGCGGTGGTCAGATAATAAGAATCGCTGGGCCTATATTGGGAGGAATAATTTACGCATTTGGTGGGCTTAGACTTGCAATCCTAATAAATGCAGTGAGTTTCTTTGGTTCCGGACTCTTTGAGATGTTAATAGAGTACCAGTGGGGAAGCCGTAAGATTTCAAGTCTCGGCGAAGTGTGGGAAGATATGCTCGAAGGTTTTAAATTTATAAAAAATTCAAAGAGTTTACTCATTCTTGTTAGCCTCGGAATAGTCCTAAACACTCTGCTAAATCCGATTTTTGTGGTTATCCTCCCGTACATGTCACGAGTCATTTTAGGGTTCTCCTCCGTTCAATTCGGGAGTATTCAAACCGCCGCTACAATTGGAGCCTTGGCAGGAAACCTCCTCATAGCAGGGAAACTCAAAGAATCCTCCGAGAATTTGCTATTTAAAGCTCTTTTTGCCCAACTTATATGCTTGCTTCTGCTTTCAGTGGTTGTACATCCTCTAATTAGGCCTGTAGCTTATCCAGCACTACTCGGGATTTTTATAGGGGGTGGCTTCTTCAACATTCTGGTTAATGTTCCCCTCTTCACTAAGCTTCAAAAGGGTGTCCCCAATGAAGTCCGTGCCAGATTCTTCTCTGCCTTTGAGACTGCAATAATGGCTACAACTCCACTTGGAATGGCAGTTATTGGGCCTCTCCTAGATACCGTTGATGTTTCAACCCTTGTGGCTACCCTAGTTACTCTCAGCCTCCTTGCATCAATGTATTACTACCTCAACTTCAGAGAAAGTGTCATGAACATCGGTGTAGAAACGAGGGAAATGATTGGGTAA
- a CDS encoding magnesium-dependent phosphatase-1, which translates to MKKLLVLDLDGTLWEQKDVPQMVLKFEILRFKDPQFKVEGNLLIDVYGREVRLFEGVREFLEWAKERFILSIASWNVEEIVRPILEAFGIWEYFLFPKMENHPDKADMIRRTIEHLKSIGYEIKEVVYVDDKASHVEDVKREVPNTKFIHMWADIKSFEDLKEFLEKK; encoded by the coding sequence ATGAAAAAGCTTTTGGTTCTTGATTTAGACGGAACACTTTGGGAACAAAAAGATGTACCACAAATGGTTCTTAAATTTGAAATTCTCCGATTTAAAGATCCTCAATTTAAGGTTGAAGGGAATCTGCTCATAGATGTTTATGGAAGAGAAGTTAGGCTTTTTGAGGGAGTTAGGGAGTTTCTTGAATGGGCAAAGGAGAGATTTATCTTAAGCATCGCAAGTTGGAACGTAGAAGAAATAGTACGGCCAATTTTAGAAGCATTTGGAATTTGGGAGTATTTCCTCTTTCCAAAAATGGAGAATCATCCCGATAAAGCGGATATGATCAGGAGAACAATTGAACATCTTAAAAGTATTGGTTATGAGATTAAAGAGGTTGTTTATGTTGATGATAAAGCTTCTCATGTAGAAGATGTAAAGAGAGAGGTTCCGAATACAAAATTCATCCATATGTGGGCTGATATCAAGAGCTTTGAAGATCTGAAGGAATTTCTTGAGAAGAAGTAA